The Cellulosimicrobium sp. ES-005 genome segment GCCGTGCGCGGTGTCGCCGGCGAGGGTCGCGTCGAGGTCGTAGGAGACCGCGCACGGCCACGTCTGGACGCCGACCGGCAGGAGCGTCGGCGGGGCGACGAGGGTCACGCGCGCACCGAGCGTGTGCAGCAGGTGCACGTTGGAGCGCGCGACGCGCGAGTGCAGCACGTCCCCGACGATCGCCACGTGACGCCCGTCGAGGCCCGCGCCGCGCGCGGCGGCGTCGTCCGGGCCGCTCGCGCCGGGAGCGGTGAGGCCCGTCCCGGACAGGTGGCGGCGCAGCGTGTACGCGTCGAGCAGCGCCTGCGTCGGGTGCTGGTGCGTGCCGTCGCCGGCGTTGAGGACCGCGGCGTCGAGCCAGCCCGCGTGGGCGAGCAGGTGCGGGGCGCCGGACGCCTGGTGCCGCACGACGACCGCGTCCGCGCCCATCGCCTGGAGGGTCAGCGCCGTGTCCTTGAGCGACTCGCCCTTGGACACGCTCGAGCCCTTGGCCGAGAAGTTGATGACGTCGGCCGACAGGCGCTTGGCCGCCGTCTCGAACGAGATGCGGGTGCGCGTCGAGTCCTCGTAGAAGAGGTTGACGACCGTGCGGCCGCGCAGCGTCGGGAGCTTCTTGATCTCGCGCGCCTGCGTCGCGGCCATCTGCGCGGCCGTGTCGAGGATGCGCACCGCGTCGGCGCGCGCGAGGTCCTGGGTGGACAGCAGGTGCCTCATGCGGGGGCCTCCGTCCCGGTGGTGGCGGACCGGATCACGACCGCGTCCGTCGAGGACCCGTCCGCGGGCGCGCCGTCGACCTCGGCGAGGCGCACGCTGACGCGCTCGGACGTCGACGTCGGCAGGTTCTTCCCGACGAAGTCGGGGCGGATCGGCAGCTCGCGGTGGCCGCGGTCGACGAGCGCGGCGAGCTGCACGGCACGCGGGCGGCCCAGGTCGCTGATCGCGTCGAGCGCGGCCCGGATCGTGCGCCCGGAGTACAGCACGTCGTCGACGAGGACCACGACCTTGCCGTCGATGCCCGACCCGGGCAGGCGCGTCGCGCCGATCGTCCGCGTCGGGTGGCGGTGCAGGTCGTCGCGGTACATCGTCACGTCGAGCTCGCCGACGATGGCGTGCGGGTCCGGCGCGCCGTCGGCGGGCGTCCCCTCGATCGCGGCGAGGCGCTCGGCGAGCCGCGTCGCGAGCGGGACGCCGCGCGTCGGGATCCCGAGGAGGACGAGGTCGTGGGCCCCCTTGTTGCGCTCCACGATCTCGTGGGCGATGCGCGTCAGCGCGCGGGAGATGTCGGCGGCCGTCAGGACGACGGTCCCGGCCTCGGGCGTCGTCTCCGGGGTCGATGGGGGTGGTGTGGGCACAGCAGCGCCAGAGCTCATGTCCGGCGACCTCCTTCCCCGCCTCACGGGACGGGCCTTAAAGGATGTCTGACGGTCACCCACCCTACCGCCGCGGGCCGCGGCGGCGGGTACGCGTCCCGCCGGATAAGACGCGGCGTCGGTCACACCCGTGACCGACGCCGCGTCGAGGGTCGCGCCGGCCCGCAGCAGGGCCGTGGAGCGCTCAGGCCGTGATCGTCGGCTTCATCTCGACGATGCGGGCGAGCAGCCCGTTGACGAACGACGGCGAGTCGTCGGTCGACAGGGAGCGCGCGAGGTCGACGGCCTCGTCGATCGCGACGACGTCCGGGACGTCGTCGTTGAAGAGGATCTCCCAGCCGCCGATGCGCAGCAGGGCCCGGTCGACCGCCGGCATTCGCTCGAGCGTCCACCCGTGGGAGTACGTCTCGATCAGCTCGTCGATGCGGTCGCGGTGCGCGAGCACGCCCTCGACGATGTCGACCGCGTACTGCGGCAGGGCGGTCTGCGCGGTGCCGGGGTCGGCGACGCGCTCCGCGAGGAGGGTCGCCGGGTCCACCTGGCGCTGCTCCGCCTCGAAGAGGACGTCGAGCGCGCGCTTGCGCGCCTTGGTGCGTGCGGCCATGTGTGTCGTCAGCCCGTCGTGCCGGCGGTCAGTCGTTCACGCGGCCGAGGTACGAGCCGTCGCGCGTGTCGACCTTGACCTTGGTGCCCTGCTCGAGGAAGAGCGGGACCTGGATCTGCGCGCCCGTCTCGAGCGTGGCCGGCTTGGTGCCACCCGTGGAGCGGTCGCCCTGGAGGCCCGGCTCCGTGTACGTGATCTCGAGGACGACCGAGGCGGGCAGCTCGATGTAGAGCGGCTGGCCGTCGTTCGACGCGATGAGGACGTTCTGGTTCTCGAGCATGTAGTCCTTGGCGTCGCCCACGATCTCGGCACCCACCGTGATCTGGTCGTACGTCGAGGTGTCCATGAACACGTAGTCCGCGCCGTCCTGGTACAGGTACTGGAAGTCACGGCGGTCGACGTTGGCCGTCTCGATCTTGAGGCCGGCGTTGAACGTCTTGTCGATCGTCTTGCCCGTCATGACGTTCTTGATCTTGGTGCGGACGAACGCGCCACCCTTGCCGGGCTTGACGTGCTGGAACTCGATCACGGTCCACAGCTGGCCGTCGAGTCGCAGCACGGTGCCGTTCTTGATGTCGTTGGTGGTCGCCACGTTCGTCTTCCTGTCGGAGGGTCTGCGGTCTCCGCCCCACGCGGAGCCGCGTGCCGGGACGGCACGACAGGGTCCTCGAGGACGGGATGCGGAAATGGGCCTTGACGATCTTACCGGAGCGCGACGAGGACCGCGTTCGCGACCACGCCCACGGTCGCCGCCCAGCACATCGAGGCGAGCGTGCCGATGACGAACCGCTCGGACGCGACCGGGTGCTCCCGCAGCTCCGGGTAGCGCCCGAGGCCCTTGATCGCCACGACGAAGGCGATCCCGCCGGGCTCCCCGGCGAGGAGGCAGCCGGTGATGGCGAACCGTTCGAGGATCCCGATCCACGTGCCACCGCGCAGCGCCTTCACGGCCTCGGTCCCGATGGGTCCCGTCGTGGGAGGCGGCGGCGGGGGGACGGGGACGGAGGCCGGGTCCGCCGCGGCGGCCCGCGACCTCACGCGCCCCGCCCGCCGGGAGCCCGCCCGGGCCGGGTCGCCGGAGCGGGCAGCGGCGCGCAGCACCCACTGCGTCACGGTCCCTCCGCCGAGGACGCTCACCGCGAGCGCCACGACCCACACCAGCACGACCAGCACGACCGACACCGGGTCCGTCATCTCCCGCCCTCCCGCAGATCCTCCGACGGCTCACCCCGTCGGCTCGCCCCGAGCTCGCCCAGCAGCCTCGCCACCACGGGCCGCACCGCCGCCTCCTCGGGCCACAGCGCGACGCGCAGCCGCTGGCTCACGGCCTGCTCGGAGACCCCGAGCACGCGGGCCACATCCTTCTGGGTGCCACCCACGCGCGCGAGCGTGTCGACGGCCTCCCACCCCGGCGCGGTACGCCGGTCCACGACCGCCGCGAGGAGGCGCAGGAGCGCCTCGACCTCGGCGGCGCGCGCCGGCGGCTCGCCCCGGACGGCGACGGGCGCCGTCGCCGCGCGCGACTTGGCCTGCTCGACCGCCTCGCGCGCCCGCACGAACGCCTCCCCCGACGCCTCGCGCGAGACCGCGGGCAGCGGCTCGTCGACGCTCCCGGCGCCGACGCCGACGCTCCAGCCGCCGTCGCGCAGCAGGTCCAGCACGACCTCGACCACGGTGTCGGCGTCGTCGAGCACGCCCTGCACCTCGTCGCCCACGGTGCGGTCGAACGGCACCACGACGCCGGGGCGTGCGTCGAGGAGCTCGCCCAGGCGCGCGAGCACCTCGGGCACCCGGTCCGGGTGCCCCGTGCTCCCGCGCTGGTCGACGGTGAGGACGAACATGCGATCCAGGCTAGGCCCTTGAGGGGATCGAATCAAGCATGGGGGCTTGATGGAGAGGGATCAAGGCCGACGGTCGGCACGGGAGGGCGCCGCGTCAGCCCCGCAGCCGGGCCGCGAGCGCCTCGAGCGCGAGCCGGTACGAGTCGAACCCGAACCCCGCGATCGTCCCCGTGGCGACCGCGCCGACGACGGAGTGGCTGCGGAACGCCTCGCGCGCCGCGGGGTTGCTCAGGTGCACCTCGACGAGCAGGAGGCCGGAGGTCGTGACCTGCGCCGCCGCGTCGCGCACCGCGTAGGAGTAGTGGGTGAACGCGGCCGGGTTGAGCACGACGTGGGCGCGGGCGTCGACGGCCTCGTGGAGCCAGCCCACCAGCTCGGACTCGTCGTCGGTCTGCCGCACGTCGACCGTGAGGTCGAGCGCGCTCCCCCACGCGAGGGCGGACTCCTGGAGGTCGGACATCGACGCCGAGCCGTAGATCTCCGGCTCGCGCACTCCGAGCCGGCCGAGGTTGGGTCCGTTGAGGACCAGCACGCGTTCCATGGCGCCCGAGCCTAGCGGCGCCGCGGGGCGCGGCGCGTGGGTGCTCGTGCCGTGGTCGGGCCCACGGCACGCGACGGGCTTCTCGACGCGCGGCGGCCGGCGCCGTCGGGCACGCTGGCGGGGTGAGCCTCGTCGCCGTCCCCCGTGCCCGCTGGGAGCCCGACGCGCTGGTCGAGGGGTGGGAGTCGCTCGGGCTCCCGGCCCCGCGGCTGCCGGGCGTCGCCACCCCGGGCAGCGCGCGCGAGGCGGTCCCGCCGGTCCTGACGCTCGTGCGGCGCGCGCACCGGCCGGTACGCGCTGTCGGGACGGTCGTCCTCGTCCACGGCTACAACGACTACGTCTTCCAGGACCACGTCGTCGGGGCGCTCGCCGAGGCGGGGTGGGACGCGCTGGGCGTCGACCTGCGGCGTGCGGGCCGGTCGCTGCGTCCCGGGCAGGTGCCGCACTACGTGGACGACCTGCGCGAGACGGCGGCGGACCTCGGCGTGGCGGTCGCGGCCGCGCGGCGGACGCCGGGCCCGGTGGTCGTGCACGCGCACTCGACGGGCGGCCTGGTCGCGGCGCTGTGGGCCCACGCCCACCGGGGTGGGGGCGGGTGCGACGCGCTCGTGCTCGACAGCCCGTTCCTCGACCTGCGCGCGTCGTGGGTCGAGCGGACCGTGGGGACGCGGGTGCTGGACGCCGTCGGGCCGTGGAGCCCGCTGACGGTCGTCAGCGCGGGGCCTTCCGCGTACACCGGGCACCTGCTCGCGGACCGGGGCGGCCGGTGGACCTTCGACACCACGCTCAAGCGCCCCGAGGGCGTGCCGGTGCGGGCCGGCTGGCTGCGGGCGGTGCGGCAGGGGCACGCGCGCGTGGCGCGCGGCCTGGAGGTCGCGTGCCCGGTGCTCGTCGCCCGGGCCGAGCGGTCCGGGACGGACGACCCGACGAGCCCGGACCGCGAGCGGGACCTCGACGCGAGCGACACCGTGCTCGACGTCGCCCACATCGCCCGGCTCGCCCCGCGGCTCGGGCGCGACGTGACGGAGCTCGTCGTCCCCTGCGCGGTGCACGACCTCACGCTCTCCGCCGACGGACCGCGCGCGAGCTACCTGGGGGCCCTCGCCGGCTGGCTCGACGAGCGCGTCGTGCGGGTGGCGGCGTGAGCGTCGCCGCGGGCCGCACCGGCGGCTACCTGGAGGCGCCGTTCGTCGCGCTCGCGCACCGCGGCTTCTCGCGCGCGGGCCTGGAGAACTCCATGGCGGCCTTCGCCGCCGCCCGCGACCTCGGGCTGCGGTACGTCGAGACGGACGCCCACGCGACGTCGGACGGCGTGGCGGTCGCGCTCCACGACGCGTCGCTGGACCGCACGACGGACGCGCGCGGGCTCGTCGCCGACCTCCCGTGGCGGACCGTGCGCGCGGCCCGGATCGGCGGGACCGAGCCCGTGCCGTCGCTCGAGGACGTGCTGGGCACGTGGCCGGACCTGCGCGTGAACGTCGATGTGAAGTCGGCGGCGGCCGCCGAGCCGGTCGCGCGGGCGATCGAGCGCACGCGCGCGCACGACCGCGTGTGCGTCGCGTCGTTCGCGGCGTCGCGCCGGGAGGCGACGGTGGCACGGCTCTCGCGCCCCGTCACCGTGTCGGGGGCGCGGGGCGCGGTCCTGGGCATGTTCCTCGCCGGGCGGGCGCGGACCGACGCCCTGGCCCGGCTCGCGGCGCGCTCGGTCGACTGCCTCCAGGTCCCCGTGCGCGGGGGCTGGGTGCGCGTCGTCGACTCGGGGTTCGTCCGGGCCGCGCACCGGGCGGGCGTCGCGGTGCACGCGTGGACCGTGAACGACCGCGCGACGATGCACCGACTGCTGGACCTCGGGGTCGATGGGATCGTCACCGACCGCGCGGACCTGCTGCGCGACGTGCTCCGCGCACGCGGCCTGTGGGCGTGAGCGGCTCCGGGCTCCCCGGGCGCCGCGTCAGAGGGCGACGGGGCCGCGTCCCACCGGCGCGTCGGCCGCGATCTCGGCGTACGCCGCGGCGAGGAGCGTCGGGTCCGGGCCCTCGAGCCGCGTGGGCCGCGCGACGTCGTCGAGCACGACGAAGCGCAGGAGGTCGCCGCGCGACTTCTTGTCGCGGCGCATGGCGGACAGGAGATGCTCCCAGCGGTCGCCGCGGTACGTGAGCGGCAGCCCGAGCGAGCCCAGGATCGCGCGATGCCGCTCGACGACCGCGTCGTCGAGCTTCCCGGCGAGGCGCGACAGCTCGGCCGCGAACACCATGCCGACGGACACCGCCGCGCCGTGGCGCCACTGGTAGCGCTCCGTGAGCTCGACCGCGTGGCCCAGCGTGTGCCCGTAGTTGAGGATCTCGCGCAGGCCGGCCTCCTTGAGGTCCTCCCCCACGACGCGCGCCTTGACCGCGATCGAGCGCTCTACGAGCTCGGCGACGACGGCCCACGTCTCGTCCGTGGTCGGGCGCGTGCCCCACGCGCTCAGCGCGTCCGCGTGCTCCTCGACGAGCTCGAGGATGCGCTCGTCGGCGATGAAGCCCGTCTTGACGACCTCCGCCATGCCGGCGACGAAGTCCCAGCGCCCGAGCGACTCGAGCGCTGCGAGGTCGCACAGCACGCCCGCGGGCGGGTGGAACGACCCGACGAGGTTCTTGCCCTCGGCGGTGTTGATGCCCGTCTTGCCGCCGACCGCCGCGTCGACCATCGCGAGCAGCGTCGTCGGCACGTGCACCACGCGGATGCCGCGCAGCCAGGTCGCGGCCACGAACCCGCCGAGGTCGGTCGTCGCGCCGCCGCCGACCGTCACGACCGCGTCCGTGCGCGTGAAGTCCAGCTGCCCCAGCACGCCCCACAGGAACGCCGCGACCTGCGCGGTCTTGGCCTCCTCCGCGTCCGGGACCTCCGCGACGTACGCCTCGTACCCCGACGCCTTGAGGTCCTCGTGGATCACCTCCGCCGTCGCGGCGAGGGCCGCGGGGTGGACCACGAGCACGCGGCGCACCCGGTCGCCGAGCATGGTGGGCAGCTCGCCGAGCAGGTGCCGTCCCACGACGACGTCGTACGGCTGGTCCCCGGCGACCCGCACGCGCGTCGGGACGGAGGTGGGCTGCGCGTCGGTCGGCCCGTCGACGGGCTCGGTGGCTGCCCGGGTGCCAGCCTGGGCGTCGGGGGCGGGGGTCGTGTCGCTCACGCGTTCTCCTGTTCGGCCGGGGTGTCGGCGGGGGTGGGCGCCGCGGCGCGGTCCGCGTCGGCGCCGCCCGCGAGGTGCGCACGGATCTCCTGGGCGACCTGCGCGGGCGTGCGCGCGTCGGTGACGACGTGCAGCGTCGCGACCCGCTCGTAGACGGGGCGACGCGCCTCCATGAGGGCGGCCCACCGCGCCCGGGGGTTGCCCAGCAGGAGCGGGCGGGACTGGTTGAGCCCGACGCGCGGGGCCGCGTGCGCGAGGCTCACGTCGAGGAACACGACGGCGCCGCCCGCCGCGACGTACGCCGCGAGGGCGGCCTGGGTGTGCTCGTCGAGGACGGCGCCGCCGCCCAGGGCGAGCACGCCGTCGTGGGTCGCGAGCGCCGTCGTCACGGCCTCGCGCTCGAGCTCGCGGAAGTGCGGCTCGCCGTGGTCGACGAAGATGTCGGCGACCGGCTTGCCCGCCGTGGTCTCGACGTCGGTGTCCGTGTCGCGCTGCGCGAGGCCCAGCAGGTCCGCGAGGTGGCGCGACACCGTCGACTTGCCGCTGCCGGGCGGGCCGACGAGGACGACGACCGGGCGCGTGCCCGGAGGGACGGGCGTCATCAGCGCTGCAGCTCCGGGATCGCGGCGAGATAGGCCTCGGCGTTGCGGCGGACCTCCGCGACGGAGTCACCGCCGAACTTCTCGAGCGCCTGCTCCGCGAGCACGAGCGCGACCATCGCCTCGGCGACGACCGCCGCCGGCGGGACGGCGCACACGTCCGAGCGCTGGTGCTGGGCCTTGGCGACCTCGCCCGTGACCACGTCGACCGTCGCGAGCGCGCGCGGCACCGTCGAGATGGGCTTCATGGCGGCGCGCACGCGCACGACCTCACCGTTCGACATGCCGCCCTCGACGCCGCCCGCACGGTTGCTCAGGCGGTGGATCAGGCCGTCGGCGCCGCGCTCGATCTCGTCGTGCGCGGCGGACCCGCGGCGGCGCGCGGTGCGGAAGCCGTCGCCGACCTCGACGCCCTTGATGGCCTGGATGCCCATGAGCACCGCGGCGAGCCGCGCGTCGAGGCGCCGGTCGCTCTGCGCGTAGGTGCCGAGCCCGGACGGGACGCCGTAGGCCAGGACCTCGACGACGCCGCCGAGCGTGTCACCGGCCTTCTGGCACGCGTCGATCTCGGCGACCATCGCCGCGGACGTGGCGGCGTCGAAGCAGCGCACCGGGTCGGCGTCGAGCGCGGCGACGTCGTCGGGCCCCGGCACCGCGGCGTCCTCGGGGACCTCGACGGGACCGATGCCGACGACGTGCGACACGAGGCGGACGCCCAGCGCCTGCTCGAGGAACTTCGCGGCCGCCGCGCCGAGAGCGACGCGCGTCGCCGTCTCGCGCGCCGACGCGCGCTCCAGCACGGGGCGGGCGTCATCGAAGCCGTACTTGCGCATGCCCACGAGGTCGGCGTGGCCGGGGCGCGGGCGCGTGAGCGGACGGTTGCGCGCGATCTCGCGCGCGTCGCCCGTGCCGGCGTCGACCAGCAGCGCCTCGGGCGGCACCGGGTCCGCGGACATGACGTCGACCCACTTGGGCCACTCGGAGTTCGCGATCTCGAGCGCGATCGGGCCACCCTGGGTCACGCCGTGGCGCAGCCCGCCCAGGACACGCAGCACGTCCTGCTCGAACTTCTGGCGCGACCCGCGCCCGTACCCGAGGCGACGGCGCGCGAGCGCGGCCTTCACGTCGTCCGTCGTGAGCTCGACGCCAGCAGGCAGCCCGTCGAGGATCCCGACCAGCGCCTCACCGTGCGACTCACCCGATGTCAACCAACGCAGCATGATCGCCATCCTCCCACGTCGGCACCCACGTCCCGGCGGGCGCCCGCAGTGCGGACCGGCGGTCGCCGACGAGGTCCCGGACGGCCGACACCCGGGGATCGGGGAGGCGGAGACACCGTCCGGCCCGCTGTGGACGACGGCGGCGCGCGCGGTGGCGGGCACGCTACGGTGCCGCGCATGGTCCAGCAGGGGGACGGGACGACGACGGACGGCACGCCGGCGCGGGTCGCCGCACCGGAGGCGGTCGAGCGTGTGACGGCCGACGACGAGCCGCCCTGGGTGCGACTCCGGGGCGACGACCTCGTCCGCGAGCTCCGGATCGCCGGGCGGCTCGGGGCCGTCCTCGCGGGGCTCGCCGCGGCCGGCGCGGCGTGGTGGTCGGGTCCGTCGTGGGCCCCGGCCCTCGTGCTCGTGGCCGCGGCCGGAGCGGTCGTCGCCGTGGTCGACGCGCGCACGCACCGGCTGCCCGACGTGATCGTCCTGCCGTCCTGGCTCGCGTCCGTGCTCCTGATCGGCGCCGGCGCGGCCGGCACCGGTGACGGCGCCGCCCTCGGCCGTGCCGTCGCCGGCGGCGTCCTGGGCTTCGGGGCCTACGCCGCGCTCCGGATCGCCTACCCGCCGGGCCTCGGCTTCGGCGACGTGAAGCTCGCGGGGATGCTCGGCACGCCGCTCGCCTGGCTCGGGTGGGGCGAGCTCGTCGCCGGTCTCGTCCTGCCGTTCGTGCTCGGCGGCGTGTGGGCGCTCGCGCTCGTCGTCACGCAGCGCGCGCGCCGTGACACCGCGGTCCCCTTCGGCCCGTTCATGGTCGTCGGAGCGGGGGTCTCCGCCGTGCTCGGCGGCGCAGCGCTCCGGGCGTACGCGATCGCCTGACAGCGGCGTCCGGCGCGCGCGACCCTGTCCGACGGTCTCCGACCGGCCGTCAGGCCGCGACGCCGAGCGCGGCCTCGAGCGCCTGGTCCATCGCGGCGAGCGGGGCCACCTTTCCCGTCATGAGGCGCACCTGCTCGGCCGCCTGATGCAGGAGCATGCGCTCGCCGCCCACGACGATGCCTCCCGCCGCAGCCCAGGCGGCCGAGAGCGCCGTGGGACGGGGGTCGTAGACGACGTCGAGCAGCACTCCCGTCACGCGCGGGGCCGCCTGTGCCAGCGCCTCGGCCACCGGGTCGGCCGCACGCGATGGAAGGGTCGCGACGACCGCGTCGGCCTGCGCTAGGCGGGCGACGAGCGCGGGCGACGACGGGTCGAGGATCTCGAAACGCGGCTCGACGCCCATGCGGTGCGCGGCGCGCTGGAGGGTGCCCGTGCGCCCGAGCGAGCGCACCAGGACCGTCGGCGCGGTGCAGCCGAGCTCGGCGAGGGCCGCGAGCGTCGACGCGGCGGTCGCGCCGGCGCCGAGCACGACGGCAGTCCGGGCACCCCGCTCCCCCAGTCCCTCACGGAGCGCGGCGACGAGACCGTGCACGTCGGTGTTCGTCCCGACGAACGTCGGGCGCCGCCCGCCCGTGGGCTGCACGACGAGCGTGTTCACCGCGCCGACGACGCTCGCGAGCGGGTCGACGTGGTCGAGCAGCGGGATCACGGCGTGCTTGAGCGGCATGGTCAGGCTCAGGCCCGCCCACGACGCGTCGAGCCCGTTGACCAGCGCCGGGAGCTGCTCCTCGGTCGTGTCGATCGCCTCGTACGACCAGCCGTCGAGGCCGAGCGCCTCGTACGCGGCCCGGTGCAGCACCGGGGACAGCGAGTGGGCGACGGGGTGGCCGAGGACGGCCGCCCGTCGCGGAGCGCGCGCGGCGCTCACCCGCCGTTCTCCGCGAGCCACTGCCGGTACTCCTGCTTGAACTGCTCGAACTCGGCGTACGTGTCGGTGAACTTCGTCTCGCCCGTGTCCAGGTTGACGGTCACGTACCAGAGCCAGGGGCCCTCGGGGGCGTTCATGACCGCCTCCACGCTCTCGCGGCTCGGGCTGCCGATCGGCGTCGGGGGCAGGCCCTGGTGGACGCGCGACGCGTAGGGCAGGTCGGGGTTCTGGAACTCCTCGGTCGTGATCTGGTCGGCCGGCTTGCCGAGCCCGTAGACGTCGATCGCGTCCATGCCGAGCGGCATGCCGTCCTCGATGCGGTTGTAGATCACGCGCGCGACCATCCCGCGCTGCTCCGCGTTCTTCCCCTCCCACTCGACGATCGACGCCATCGTGAGCACCTCCTGGAAGCGCTCCGGCGGGACCCCGAGATCGGCGAGCTCGCTCGTGGTCTGGCTGACCATGCCCTGGATGATGCCTGTCGCGTTGACGTCTCCCGGCTCGAGGACGTACGTCGTGGGGTAGAGCCAGCCCTCGTAGTTGCCGTTGGCCTCGGCCGGCAGGCCGGTGGCGGCGGTGTCGGCCATCGCCGCCTCGAAGTCCGCGACCGGGATCCCGGTGACCGACGACGAGCGCTCGAGGATCTGCTTGACCGTGTAGCCCTCGGGGATCGTGATCTTGGTCTCGACGCGCGAGTCGTTCGCCACGAGGCGCGCGACGGCGTCCTTGGCCGACATGCCGAGGAGCAGCGTGTGGGTGCCCGGCTGGATCTTCCCCGCGTTCGGGTTCTCCTCGAACGCCTTCGCGAAGGCCGCCGAGCTGGCGACGACGCCGGCCTCGGTGAGCACCGCGCCCATGTCGCGGCCGGTCGAGCCGGGCTCGATGACGACGTCGACCGGGTCGGTGCCCGGGCCCTCGAAGTCCTTGGCCTCGAGCGGGTTGTCGAACCCGAAGAGGTCGGAAGCGTTGTCGAGCAGCAGGTACCCCGCGCCGCCCACCACGAGGAGGGAGACGAGCAGCACCACGAGGGCGCGGCGACGCCGGCGCTGGCGTCGCTTCTTCGCCGCACGGCGGGCGCGCTG includes the following:
- a CDS encoding aspartate carbamoyltransferase catalytic subunit, with the protein product MRHLLSTQDLARADAVRILDTAAQMAATQAREIKKLPTLRGRTVVNLFYEDSTRTRISFETAAKRLSADVINFSAKGSSVSKGESLKDTALTLQAMGADAVVVRHQASGAPHLLAHAGWLDAAVLNAGDGTHQHPTQALLDAYTLRRHLSGTGLTAPGASGPDDAAARGAGLDGRHVAIVGDVLHSRVARSNVHLLHTLGARVTLVAPPTLLPVGVQTWPCAVSYDLDATLAGDTAHGGPDAVMMLRVQRERMSGSGAGGGAFFPNPLEYSRKYGLDARRLGLLAEHAIVMHPGPMNRGLEISAQAADSPRAVIVEQVANGVAVRMAVLYLLLAGSDETDAAPATAVPHPPVQPPVVERVPAS
- the pyrR gene encoding bifunctional pyr operon transcriptional regulator/uracil phosphoribosyltransferase PyrR; amino-acid sequence: MSSGAAVPTPPPSTPETTPEAGTVVLTAADISRALTRIAHEIVERNKGAHDLVLLGIPTRGVPLATRLAERLAAIEGTPADGAPDPHAIVGELDVTMYRDDLHRHPTRTIGATRLPGSGIDGKVVVLVDDVLYSGRTIRAALDAISDLGRPRAVQLAALVDRGHRELPIRPDFVGKNLPTSTSERVSVRLAEVDGAPADGSSTDAVVIRSATTGTEAPA
- the nusB gene encoding transcription antitermination factor NusB; protein product: MAARTKARKRALDVLFEAEQRQVDPATLLAERVADPGTAQTALPQYAVDIVEGVLAHRDRIDELIETYSHGWTLERMPAVDRALLRIGGWEILFNDDVPDVVAIDEAVDLARSLSTDDSPSFVNGLLARIVEMKPTITA
- the efp gene encoding elongation factor P, which gives rise to MATTNDIKNGTVLRLDGQLWTVIEFQHVKPGKGGAFVRTKIKNVMTGKTIDKTFNAGLKIETANVDRRDFQYLYQDGADYVFMDTSTYDQITVGAEIVGDAKDYMLENQNVLIASNDGQPLYIELPASVVLEITYTEPGLQGDRSTGGTKPATLETGAQIQVPLFLEQGTKVKVDTRDGSYLGRVND
- a CDS encoding type II 3-dehydroquinate dehydratase, which produces MERVLVLNGPNLGRLGVREPEIYGSASMSDLQESALAWGSALDLTVDVRQTDDESELVGWLHEAVDARAHVVLNPAAFTHYSYAVRDAAAQVTTSGLLLVEVHLSNPAAREAFRSHSVVGAVATGTIAGFGFDSYRLALEALAARLRG
- a CDS encoding alpha/beta hydrolase produces the protein MSLVAVPRARWEPDALVEGWESLGLPAPRLPGVATPGSAREAVPPVLTLVRRAHRPVRAVGTVVLVHGYNDYVFQDHVVGALAEAGWDALGVDLRRAGRSLRPGQVPHYVDDLRETAADLGVAVAAARRTPGPVVVHAHSTGGLVAALWAHAHRGGGGCDALVLDSPFLDLRASWVERTVGTRVLDAVGPWSPLTVVSAGPSAYTGHLLADRGGRWTFDTTLKRPEGVPVRAGWLRAVRQGHARVARGLEVACPVLVARAERSGTDDPTSPDRERDLDASDTVLDVAHIARLAPRLGRDVTELVVPCAVHDLTLSADGPRASYLGALAGWLDERVVRVAA
- a CDS encoding glycerophosphodiester phosphodiesterase family protein, yielding MSVAAGRTGGYLEAPFVALAHRGFSRAGLENSMAAFAAARDLGLRYVETDAHATSDGVAVALHDASLDRTTDARGLVADLPWRTVRAARIGGTEPVPSLEDVLGTWPDLRVNVDVKSAAAAEPVARAIERTRAHDRVCVASFAASRREATVARLSRPVTVSGARGAVLGMFLAGRARTDALARLAARSVDCLQVPVRGGWVRVVDSGFVRAAHRAGVAVHAWTVNDRATMHRLLDLGVDGIVTDRADLLRDVLRARGLWA
- the aroB gene encoding 3-dehydroquinate synthase; amino-acid sequence: MRVAGDQPYDVVVGRHLLGELPTMLGDRVRRVLVVHPAALAATAEVIHEDLKASGYEAYVAEVPDAEEAKTAQVAAFLWGVLGQLDFTRTDAVVTVGGGATTDLGGFVAATWLRGIRVVHVPTTLLAMVDAAVGGKTGINTAEGKNLVGSFHPPAGVLCDLAALESLGRWDFVAGMAEVVKTGFIADERILELVEEHADALSAWGTRPTTDETWAVVAELVERSIAVKARVVGEDLKEAGLREILNYGHTLGHAVELTERYQWRHGAAVSVGMVFAAELSRLAGKLDDAVVERHRAILGSLGLPLTYRGDRWEHLLSAMRRDKKSRGDLLRFVVLDDVARPTRLEGPDPTLLAAAYAEIAADAPVGRGPVAL
- a CDS encoding shikimate kinase, with translation MTPVPPGTRPVVVLVGPPGSGKSTVSRHLADLLGLAQRDTDTDVETTAGKPVADIFVDHGEPHFRELEREAVTTALATHDGVLALGGGAVLDEHTQAALAAYVAAGGAVVFLDVSLAHAAPRVGLNQSRPLLLGNPRARWAALMEARRPVYERVATLHVVTDARTPAQVAQEIRAHLAGGADADRAAAPTPADTPAEQENA
- the aroC gene encoding chorismate synthase, which encodes MLRWLTSGESHGEALVGILDGLPAGVELTTDDVKAALARRRLGYGRGSRQKFEQDVLRVLGGLRHGVTQGGPIALEIANSEWPKWVDVMSADPVPPEALLVDAGTGDAREIARNRPLTRPRPGHADLVGMRKYGFDDARPVLERASARETATRVALGAAAAKFLEQALGVRLVSHVVGIGPVEVPEDAAVPGPDDVAALDADPVRCFDAATSAAMVAEIDACQKAGDTLGGVVEVLAYGVPSGLGTYAQSDRRLDARLAAVLMGIQAIKGVEVGDGFRTARRRGSAAHDEIERGADGLIHRLSNRAGGVEGGMSNGEVVRVRAAMKPISTVPRALATVDVVTGEVAKAQHQRSDVCAVPPAAVVAEAMVALVLAEQALEKFGGDSVAEVRRNAEAYLAAIPELQR
- a CDS encoding A24 family peptidase, producing the protein MVQQGDGTTTDGTPARVAAPEAVERVTADDEPPWVRLRGDDLVRELRIAGRLGAVLAGLAAAGAAWWSGPSWAPALVLVAAAGAVVAVVDARTHRLPDVIVLPSWLASVLLIGAGAAGTGDGAALGRAVAGGVLGFGAYAALRIAYPPGLGFGDVKLAGMLGTPLAWLGWGELVAGLVLPFVLGGVWALALVVTQRARRDTAVPFGPFMVVGAGVSAVLGGAALRAYAIA